In Microcebus murinus isolate Inina unplaced genomic scaffold, M.murinus_Inina_mat1.0 scaf027_hap2_Mmur4.0, whole genome shotgun sequence, one DNA window encodes the following:
- the LOC142868165 gene encoding melanoma-associated antigen 11-like, with the protein MPRRHRHHHRSQHRRVQGGLRAQREAQRLVGAQSPGAEEEGAAASSSTVTPGTLEEVPAAATPSPPGSPQGASSSPTGLASNQGSSNQEEEGPSSSQDPASVQREALEEKISDLIHFLLLKYRIKELITKEEMLDIVIKDYQDHFAEIFREASDCMQLVFGVDVKEVDPAGQSYILVTSVGLTYYEELNDDQRFPKVGLLIIVLGLIFLEGDCAPEEVIWEGLGVMGVHAGMEHVMYGEPRKLVTQDWVREGYLEYRQVANSDPACYEFLWGPRAHAETSKLKVLEYVAKVNGCDPRSFPLLYEEALRDEEEGM; encoded by the coding sequence ATGCCTCGCCGCCACCGCCACCATCACAGGAGTCAGCACCGCAGGGTTCAGGGAGGCCTTCGGGCCCAAAGAGAGGCACAGCGCCTGGTGGGTGCACAGTCTCCcggggctgaggaggagggggcGGCTGCCTCCTCCTCTACTGTGACCCCGGGCACCCTGGAGGAAGTGCCAGCTGCCGCCACACCGAGTCCTCCTGGAAGTCCTCAgggagcctcctcctcccccactggCCTGGCTTCCAATCAAGGCTCCAGCAACCAAGAAGAGGAGGGGCCAAGCAGCTCCCAGGACCCGGCGTCCGTGCAACGAGAGGCACTAGAAGAGAAGATATCTGATTTGATTCATTTCCTGCTCCTCAAGTATCGAATCAAGGAGCTGATCACCAAGGAAGAAATGCTGGATATTGTCATCAAGGATTACCAAGATCACTTCGCTGAGATCTTCCGAGAAGCTTCCGACTGCATGCAGCTGGTCTTTGGAGTCGACGTGAAGGAAGTTGACCCCGCAGGCCAGTCCTACATCCTCGTCACCTCCGTGGGCCTTACCTACTATGAGGAACTGAATGATGACCAGCGCTTTCCCAAGGTCGGCCTCCTGATCATTGTCCTTGGCTTGATCTTCTTGGAGGGAGATTGTGCCCCAGAGGAGGTCatctgggaggggctgggtgtgATGGGGGTGCATGCTGGGATGGAGCATGTAATGTACGGGGAACCCCGGAAGCTCGTCACCCAGGATTGGGTGCGGGAAGGGTACCTGGAGTACCGGCAGGTGGCCAACAGTGATCCTGCATGTTATGAGTTCCTGTGGGGTCCCAGGGCCCATGCTGAAACGAGCAAGTTGAAAGTCCTGGAGTATGTGGCCAAGGTCAATGGGTGTGATCCAAGATCCTTCCCACTCCTGTATGAAGAGGCTTTGAGAGATGAGGAAGAAGGGATGTGA